In the Acidobacteriota bacterium genome, one interval contains:
- a CDS encoding PLP-dependent aspartate aminotransferase family protein: MHFATKTIHAHQPSDPSTGALAAPIFQTSTYEQRAPAVNKGFDYTRTNNPTRQRLEQVLAELEGSEHCALFSSGLCAENAVFQGTLRPGDKIVVPPDVYGGTHRLLHQVYEPFQIDTRTADYSDLASLEEALLEGVRLVWVETPTNPRLLIYDIQAIASLAHRHGALVGVDNTFATPLFQRPFELGADIVVHSVTKYLSGHSDLIQGAVLAKDAEVFEPIRFLQNATGGTPSPFDCWLTLRGLKTLELRVQRHAETAQAIAESLRDHPAVERVYFPGLPDHPGHEIARRQMSGFGGMVSLELRAGPERVVDFVSNRRFFALGESLGGVKALICHPATMTHASIPAQDRAALGLKDNLVRLSPGCENSQDLVEDLLAGLADLESSDGQPDRLKTAAL; encoded by the coding sequence ATGCATTTCGCCACTAAGACCATCCACGCCCATCAACCCTCCGACCCCTCGACGGGAGCGCTGGCGGCACCCATATTCCAGACCTCCACCTATGAGCAGCGGGCTCCGGCGGTCAACAAGGGATTCGACTACACCCGAACCAACAACCCCACCCGTCAAAGGCTGGAGCAAGTCCTGGCCGAGCTGGAAGGAAGCGAACATTGCGCCCTCTTCAGCTCCGGCCTCTGTGCCGAGAACGCCGTCTTTCAAGGAACACTGAGGCCGGGCGACAAAATCGTCGTGCCGCCGGACGTTTACGGTGGAACCCATCGGCTCTTGCATCAGGTTTATGAGCCCTTTCAGATCGACACCCGGACCGCCGACTATAGCGACCTTGCGTCCCTTGAGGAGGCCTTGCTGGAAGGTGTCCGGCTGGTGTGGGTGGAAACTCCCACCAATCCCCGCCTGCTCATCTACGACATCCAGGCCATCGCCTCGCTGGCCCACCGCCACGGGGCCCTGGTGGGTGTCGACAACACCTTTGCCACGCCCCTCTTTCAGCGCCCTTTCGAGCTGGGAGCCGACATCGTGGTTCATAGCGTCACCAAGTACCTCTCGGGGCATTCCGACTTGATTCAGGGAGCGGTCTTGGCCAAGGACGCCGAAGTTTTCGAACCCATACGTTTTCTCCAGAACGCAACCGGGGGCACGCCCTCTCCTTTTGACTGCTGGCTCACCTTGCGCGGGCTCAAGACCCTGGAATTACGTGTCCAGCGGCACGCTGAGACCGCCCAGGCCATCGCTGAGTCGCTGAGGGATCATCCCGCCGTCGAACGGGTTTATTTTCCGGGCCTCCCCGATCATCCCGGACACGAGATCGCCCGCCGTCAGATGAGCGGATTCGGCGGCATGGTCAGCCTGGAATTGCGCGCCGGTCCCGAGCGGGTCGTCGATTTCGTCTCCAACCGCCGATTCTTCGCGCTGGGGGAAAGCCTGGGCGGCGTCAAGGCTTTAATCTGCCATCCAGCGACCATGACTCACGCCTCCATTCCAGCTCAAGACCGGGCCGCCCTGGGTCTCAAAGACAACTTGGTGCGCCTCAGTCCGGGCTGCGAGAACAGTCAAGACCTGGTTGAGGACCTGCTGGCGGGATTGGCCGACCTGGAATCGTCCGACGGTCAACCCGACAGGCTGAAGACGGCAGCCTTGTAA
- the scpB gene encoding SMC-Scp complex subunit ScpB, which yields MLEIHNQILSILFASRAPVTIAELQEVFPEIESSEIREAVEEVREEFNSMQNAVELRRVAGGFRITTLPEHHETIRVYLKNKPSSKLTMAALETLAVIAYKQPITIPEICDIRGVKGSSTIKTLLEKKLIETRGRKKTAGRPMLYATTREFLIHFGLNDLSELPTLKELEEILAQDDDALEPVEKEEE from the coding sequence ATGTTAGAGATTCACAACCAGATTCTCTCGATCCTCTTCGCCTCCCGCGCTCCCGTCACCATCGCCGAACTGCAGGAGGTCTTTCCCGAGATTGAGTCCTCCGAAATCCGGGAAGCGGTGGAGGAGGTGCGTGAAGAGTTCAACTCCATGCAGAATGCGGTGGAGTTGCGCCGGGTGGCCGGAGGCTTCCGCATCACCACCCTGCCCGAACACCACGAAACGATCCGCGTCTACCTCAAGAACAAGCCCTCCTCCAAGCTGACCATGGCGGCCCTGGAAACCCTGGCCGTGATCGCTTACAAACAGCCCATCACCATTCCCGAGATCTGCGACATCCGCGGCGTCAAGGGCAGTTCCACCATCAAGACCTTGCTGGAAAAGAAGCTCATCGAGACGCGGGGACGCAAGAAAACCGCCGGGCGTCCCATGCTTTACGCCACCACCCGGGAATTCCTGATCCACTTCGGGCTCAACGACCTCTCCGAACTGCCCACCCTCAAGGAACTGGAAGAAATCCTGGCCCAGGACGACGATGCTCTGGAGCCGGTCGAGAAGGAAGAAGAGTGA
- a CDS encoding segregation/condensation protein A, giving the protein MQDQQGLPLQEEPEAGGPAEGVSRRQSDLNPGEDGSFPRPVPPGRPEVQALNIRLEIFEGPLDLLLHLIRTQELDIYDIPIAQVTDQYLAFLDVMKDLNINIAGEFLVMAAQLILIKSRMLLPPDPSQAEDEEFIDPRAELVDQLLEYEKFKNAADLLYERETVELGVHGRGWEEFAEDEKEIVDVNVFDLVKAFHQIVERYKEQVVIEVEHEPATIEEKMTELRRLLSLKREIFFSMFFQSQISKFHIVLTFFALLELVRMEEVRLYQKGVFEDIRIKAC; this is encoded by the coding sequence ATGCAAGACCAACAAGGATTGCCCCTGCAGGAGGAGCCTGAGGCAGGAGGGCCGGCGGAGGGTGTCTCCAGGCGGCAAAGCGATCTGAATCCGGGGGAGGACGGCAGTTTTCCCAGACCGGTGCCACCGGGGCGGCCCGAGGTGCAGGCGCTCAACATCCGCCTGGAAATCTTCGAGGGGCCGCTGGATCTGCTCCTGCATCTGATCCGCACCCAGGAATTGGACATTTACGACATCCCCATCGCCCAGGTGACCGATCAGTACCTGGCTTTTCTGGATGTCATGAAAGACCTCAACATCAATATTGCCGGAGAATTCCTGGTAATGGCCGCCCAGCTCATCCTCATCAAGTCGCGCATGCTGCTGCCGCCCGACCCCTCCCAGGCCGAGGACGAAGAATTCATCGATCCGCGGGCGGAACTGGTCGACCAGTTGCTGGAATACGAGAAGTTCAAAAACGCAGCCGACCTGCTTTACGAGCGGGAGACGGTGGAGCTGGGCGTCCATGGGCGGGGCTGGGAAGAGTTCGCCGAAGACGAGAAAGAGATCGTCGACGTCAACGTCTTCGACCTGGTCAAGGCCTTCCACCAGATCGTGGAACGCTACAAGGAACAGGTGGTCATCGAGGTCGAGCATGAACCGGCCACCATCGAGGAGAAGATGACGGAACTTCGGCGCCTGCTCTCCCTCAAGCGTGAGATCTTTTTCTCCATGTTCTTCCAGTCCCAAATCAGCAAGTTCCACATCGTGCTGACCTTCTTCGCCCTGCTCGAGCTGGTGCGCATGGAAGAAGTCCGCCTCTACCAGAAGGGCGTCTTCGAGGACATCCGGATCAAGGCATGTTAG
- a CDS encoding DUF4345 domain-containing protein yields MWVRIVLGAGALINILLGATALVAPRSVAELAHLQALNQAGVGEIRAFYGAFVLAIGAVILHALRRPQPGREWLRCLGILFLGLCCGRLVSALLDGLETYTLAVLTVELLFAGLLLYGAEALRPSDAPPTQP; encoded by the coding sequence ATGTGGGTCAGGATAGTGCTGGGCGCGGGGGCCTTGATCAATATTCTCCTGGGCGCCACGGCCTTGGTGGCGCCCCGCAGCGTGGCCGAGTTGGCCCACCTGCAGGCTCTCAACCAGGCCGGAGTGGGCGAAATCAGGGCTTTTTACGGAGCCTTTGTGCTGGCCATAGGAGCCGTCATCCTGCATGCATTGCGCCGTCCCCAGCCGGGACGCGAGTGGCTGCGCTGCCTGGGGATCCTCTTCTTAGGCCTCTGCTGCGGACGCCTCGTCAGCGCCCTGTTGGACGGGCTTGAAACCTATACCTTGGCGGTGCTCACGGTGGAACTCCTCTTCGCCGGATTGCTGCTCTACGGCGCCGAAGCCCTGCGTCCCTCCGACGCGCCCCCAACCCAGCCCTGA